One Mastacembelus armatus chromosome 10, fMasArm1.2, whole genome shotgun sequence DNA window includes the following coding sequences:
- the xiap gene encoding E3 ubiquitin-protein ligase XIAP isoform X2, whose protein sequence is MSDYRQDSDLEEDLTIDFSLMNSRLESFQGSSLAQQVPAERLARAGFYFTGHADRVRCFSCHKTVENWCRADTPVERHKEVSPSCRFLSCTYHINSYPGANTTLTNGSIYDEEAEDMEYRLRTRQVVDESTYPKVPHMKSEKARLQTFSSWPPSAPVRRRDLAQAGLYYLGQRDRVQCFCCGGMLTGWEPGDTAWGEHTKHFPNCFFILGHDVGNIPFQGGTEEEEEEEEEGGNGQNGNTRVHMGRFEERLGSFTGIQHPIDHERLARAGFYSTGTGDEVLCFYCGGALKSWQPEEDPWEEHAQHYPGCRFLLMEKGEEFVNSIQLQRPPRNRAASSHQNGFSGDRSEVLQSPMAQQAIEMGIAPSMVEKTILEKISRTGLSYSSLEALLEDCRIKTSVSEVAMTDEDPLEKLRKLQNEKLCKICMDRDNCIVFIPCGHMVSCEECSERVFNCPICCGPIRQKIKTYIA, encoded by the exons ATGTCAGATTACAGACAAGACAGTGATTTGGAAGAAGATCTCACTATTGATTTTTCCCTGATGAACAGTCGCCTGGAATCCTTCCAGGGCTCCAGCTTGGCACAGCAGGTGCCAGCAGAAAGACTGGCACGGGCTGGCTTCTACTTCACTGGCCATGCAGACCGTGTTCGTTGTTTCAGCTGCCATAAGACTGTGGAAAACTGGTGCAGGGCAGACACACCTGTAGAGCGGCATAAGGAG GTTTCCCCATCATGTAGGTTTCTCAGCTGCACTTACCACATCAATTCTTATCCGGGTGCTAATACCACACTGACTAATGGTTCCATTTACGACGAAGAAGCAGAAGACATGGAATATCGTTTGAGAACAAGGCAAGTGGTTGATGAGTCCACCTACCCTAAGGTTCCTCACATGAAGAGTGAGAAGGCCCGACTTCAGACCTTCTCTTCGTGGCCACCATCCGCACCTGTGAGACGCCGAGATCTGGCCCAAGCTGGCCTGTACTACCTGGGGCAGAGAGACCGggtgcagtgtttctgttgtggtGGTATGCTGACTGGCTGGGAACCAGGAGACACTGCCTGGGGAGAACATACTAAGCATTTTCCCAACTGCTTCTTTATCCTTGGGCATGATGTGGGTAACATCCCATTCCAGGGGGGtacggaggaggaggaggaggaggaggaggagggaggcaaTGGACAAAATGGAAACACTCGTGTCCATATGGGGAGGTTTGAGGAGAGGCTCGGTAGCTTCACAGGGATCCAGCACCCTATTGACCACGAAAGACTTGCTAGAGCTGGGTTCTACAGCACAG GGACTGGAGATGAGGTATTGTGTTTCTACTGTGGTGGAGCTTTAAAAAGCTGGCAACCCGAGGAAGACCCTTGGGAAGAACATGCCCAACACTACCCAGG ATGCAGGTTCTTGTTGATGGAAAAAGGGGAAGAATTTGTTAACAGCATCCAACTACAAAGACCACCACGAAATAGAGCT GCTTCAAGTCATCAGAATGGATTTTCAGGAGATAGGAGCg AGGTGTTGCAGTCTCCCATGGCTCAGCAGGCCATAGAAATGGGTATAGCACCCAGCATGGTGGAGAAGACCATCTTGGAGAAGATCAGTAGGACGGGCTTGAGCTATTCCAGCCTGGAAGCACTTTTGGAGGATTGCCGTATCAAGACATCAGTGAGTGAGGTTGCCATGACAG ATGAGGACCCACTAGAAAAGCTACGAAAGCTGCAGAACgaaaaactgtgtaaaatatgtATGGACCGAGATAATTGTATAGTCTTTATCCCATGTGGACATATGGTCTCTTGCGAGGAGTGTTCAGAGAGAGTCTTCAATTGTCCAATCTGCTGTGGACCCATAAGGCAGAAAATCAAGACCTATATCGCTTAA